tcttgataacaagtactacatatacatatcacatacaacaatgaaaagtactcgtacttaaaatatcattttcatgaagatgcataaactttaagcataacattttcgtaaacattttcatgatgcataaactttaaacaaaaacattttcataaactgttcataaaaattttcataaacattttcatatcctcataaatatattcatatgaacatgccAAACTTAAACATCAACCTTTTtcttttcctcatttcataacatatatcctttcatcatgagcatatacatttttcctttttattgaattcagatcgttaattgtgactttcctcaatcctcaaaaagtcgatggatccatctacatgtaaccacagtactgagcgacggggacatcagcgatactTTCACCCGTaaactgagccttggccaatactcatcgaatggaaatacgatcgtcgggctccctctgggcctttttcctcacgacatctccattcttatcctcatatcctcaatagtcgcaattacttcacttctttcaaagttttacattttcatcactttataaaaattatgcatttaatatcatttttctttaaaaaacaagcatgcaacatgatTTTTAACTTTAACGTAAAAATTCCATAAAGAATCATAtcattccataaacatttaaaatcataatttaacatgtaataattcataaacatttgaaataatcataatattataaaaacagcaatcagagcactgccatgacgttacTAATCCCGGGtataaaatgatcgttttacccctagacgtaaatttccatgtttttgaattttacatgatttcattgactctaacatgtcccaaataattatttaagactacctaaattttcccatatttttatttgcctTAAATCGTtgacttttaaattattctttaaatacaacatattacagtgttttaatcccgaattaaaccaaaccttaatataaaatttccaaatttaaaacttagacttttaataaatatttgagcttaaacataattttccataattttataaagcctaaaactaggcgtttcatattaattctttaattaacgtttcgagcggcgataaaatcccagataaatccaaaactcattattttgatcccaaattttaaacataacatttttattatttattctactcttccaagtcatgagccacacccgtggacccaaggattcaatatttgtccctaaaatctcgtttttgaccacCTAAcaaaccacccgagccatctcccgatttactcgagccacgcccaagccaccacGAGCCAAACCCGATCCAAcacacctaggcaccctcctaaCCAAGCCTAGCCCAAAGAACCAGCCCTGGCCCACTCAAAACCCCATTCCTGCGACCctattgcatgcatgtgtgtaAGTGCGTATCATAGTTGCTCTAGGACTCCTAGTtagcctaggactcttccagctgaGCCACCACTGAGCCCACCTAACCCTAACCTTccttggaccatgcccagacccttcccagaccagcccaagcccctggaccAGCGTACAAGCCACCTGAAAAAGGCAACAACCTGTGCGTGACTCTATGATGCAATCCTCATGTTTTCTGTTGCTAGCCACCCAACCATCGATccaccccttgaaccagccccccAAGCACTCTCCAGCTGAACCCAAGCCCAGCCACCCAACTCAAAAAGCCGAGCCCCTCATAACCCATGACAGAAAAGTGGTTCAGCTTGTTTCTATCATGCACAACGTGTTCTTGTGGGTGTTCTAGGACTCTAATAATCGTGTAAATCATGCCCCTAAACATCTTAATACATGGCATCCTCTTTAACAACATAATAACATGTTTTTGGAATCAAGAATCAAAAGTTTAACCCACACATATGCATAGtgttgaagaaaatattattcccatgaatTTTGGCGTATCACAAAAACAAGACAGTTCTGCGGTTCATATgtgtgacatatatcagttcaaccGTCCAGCTCAAATAATGGTGTATCTTTCTAACCGGCCAAAGCTCAAAGGAGTTTCAACCGCTTCTCAGAACCGGATCATTTAATGGACCATTTATTactcaaagacattctctgaccagTTTAATACATTTGAAGTATTACACCATCTTGAAGTCAACGTATATACATCTGCTCCAAGATTGATCCGCATTTATGATCCTATCTCAAAGAAGAGAGTCCAAGTATAGACTGCATGTTCTGATTGCTAAATACAGTTACTATAAAAGGAACTCCTCAGGAAAAGCACTTCAGAATGATGCTGAGCAAAAGGAAGATTAAATGCGTTCATTAAAGAACATTTAATGCTCATAAAGACGACAGAGACTCATCTGTTCAGAGAATCAGGTTAAGGTTGCTATGTCCTTCCCGACCTGTTAAGGAAATCGTGTATATTAACGGAAGAGTGTGCTAAGCAGAAGGCGTCCTTTTAGCTCAGAATTGAATCATAACAgcttgcttgcatacttgaaaagATCTCCGAGCGCTCCTAAAAGTTTACATACTTCTTCGctcaaatcagcatgctttcaacaaaaaatcatttgatcatcttaagatCATTTTTGTGCTACTCACACCAAACCGTTTATTCTCATCAGTAACCTGTTGGTTATTAGATCAAGTCTTGTTATCTGGTGAACTGAGTGTTCTTAATATcaagaagtgtaaagtgatcactaagagttccaatacaggtagtgtgataagtcctgattaaAGTGAATGTTGCAAATACGTTGTAAAgctaaagtcttttagtggaattcTTCTTGGAAAatgaagaaggggtgacgtaggagtattcaatctcctaacatccataaaaatcttgtgttatttacttATTGCAAGCTCTTACCTTTTTAACCGCAATTTGTTATGTCTGCTAAAAGTGTTTGAACCGTCATTGGAAATTGTGAACCGTTTTCCGCACTCATCAGTGGTTCAACTTTCCAACCGTTTGAgaaagaattttcaaccgcctaaaaacgtttgaaaaacttattttaaatccgaaaatttgaaagagttcattcatccccctctaaactctttcccaatcccaacaagtggtatcagagcagggtTTTCTCAAACACTGACATCTTTTCAATCACTTATGgcttctttcaataaaattccaattttctctaaagaagattatgaCGATTGGAAAATTCGCATGCAGGCACATTTAGCAGCCctagatgatgatatgtggtatgtcatcactaaCGGGCCAATGAGAATTCTGAAGGTGAATACAGCTGAAATAATAACTGAAGGTGCTCCTCAGATGGTTGAAAAGCACAGATCTGAATGGAAAGCTGAGGATTAAAAGAAGGCAAATTTGGATAAAGTTGCGAAAGATATTCTCTATAAAAATCAGGACAAGAATATGTTCGCCAAGATCAAGACTTGCACTACTGCGAAggaaatatgggaaaaacttaCTCAACTATGCGAAGTCAATGATCAGACTAAGGAAAACAAGTTGACTGTGGGTATCCAGAAGTTTGACAACGCAAAGATGAAGCTAGGAGAAACTCTTGCAGAATTTGACGAACGATTCAGCAGTATCATCATCGAACTCACCTCACTCGGAAAGAATATTCCAACAGAGAAATTGCTTTAAAAGTTATGCGAGCTCTTCTcagagaatgggatgtaaaGATTATAGCAATGCGAGAATCAAAAGATCTAAACAAACTAGAACTTCATGATCTCTTCGCCGACCTTAAAGCGTATGAGTTCGAGCTAGGAGTACGAACTGAAGAGGATCCATCCACATCGCAACAAACAAAGGCATTGCCAGCTACCATAGTGACTCTTCCGGTCGAAGAGTCCTCAAGTAAGTAATCGGCCGAACAAttaagcaatgaagccatgtATTTATTCGTTGAAAAATTCAGTAAATTCATGCGTAAGAATCAATCACAGATGAATAAACCTCACTTCAACAAGGACCATACTGATGATGGTCAAgcttgttttaactgtggaaagagaGGACACTTTATTGTAGAATGAAACAGGccaagaaaagatgaaaagaaatcaGGGACAGAAGACGAGTTAAAGACAACAAAAGATTCATAAAAAAGAAGAGTCAACGAGTCCTAGTTGCACAAGAAGACAAAGGCAAATGGGCTGAATTAGAATCTGAAAAATCTATTTCTGAAGAATCTTCAAGTGAAAGCGAAGATGAGAAAGTAGAGTGTCTCATGGCAaaagaagatcaagaatctaCTGATGAAATGGTGTCAAAGAAAAGGAACTTGGAGGAATCAATCTTGTTCTTGGATAGTGGCTGTtctagacacatgactggaagcAAAGATATCCTGTCAGTAGTAATCAACTACAAAAGTCCAACAATCACCTTCGGTGACAATTCTAAAGGTAAAGTTGTtggtaaaggtaagattatttacgaaaaaattattattagagaTGTACTTCTTGTAGAGAATCTATGTTATACCctgataagcataagccaactaTGTGACAGTGGTTACACCGTAGAATTTCAAAAACTCATTTGTACTGTCAAAACCGCGGCAGGTAATATCATGTTAACTGGTCATAGAGAGCAAAATACATAAAAAGTTAAATGGAATGATGACTGTCTTAGCGCACCTACCTGTTTTGTCGCCTtaaatagaaataaaaatttgCTTTGGCATAAACGGCTCAATCAtcttaatttcaaatctattgccactatcatcaaacttaaattagTATCTGGATTGCCTAACATTGATTTTGCCAAAGATAGAATTTGCAATGCTTGTCAGTTAGGTAAACAAGTCCGGTCAACATTCAAGAGCAAAGGAAGAAACTCATCAGCAAGATGCCTGGAACTTCTTCATATGGACTTGTTCGGACCAATACCCGTAACAAGCTTAGGGGGAAATAAATACACTCTAGTagtaattgatgatttctccaGATTTACATGGGTAACATTTCTAAACTCCAAAGACCAAACCGCTGATCAACTAATCAAACTACTCAAAAGACTTCCAAACGAGAAAAGTGAAGCAGTTGACAGAATCAGGAGTGACAGAGTAACTGAATTTCTAAACCAATTCCTATCATcctatcttgaagatcatggcataaaacatgaa
This window of the Primulina tabacum isolate GXHZ01 chromosome 4, ASM2559414v2, whole genome shotgun sequence genome carries:
- the LOC142541895 gene encoding uncharacterized protein LOC142541895, with product MASFNKIPIFSKEDYDDWKIRMQAHLAALDDDMWYVITNGPMRILKVNTAEIITEGAPQMDKNMFAKIKTCTTAKEIWEKLTQLCEVNDQTKENKLTVGIQKFDNAKMKLGETLAEFDERFSSIIIELTSLGKNIPTEKLL